The genomic DNA GACCTCACGGTCCTGGTTCAATTTGGGGCCGAGGTAAATCAGCTAGTACAAGCGGGGCAGTGGTGGCGGCTCATCACCCCAATTTTTATTCACATTGGCTGGCAGCACCTCACCCTTAATTTGTTGACGCTCTACTTTGTGGGTCGCATTTTAGAGAACGTGTTTGGGCACGTTCGCTTTTTGCTTCTGTTTTTGGGAGCGGGGATCATTGGAAACTTATTTAGTTTTGCCTTTGGTAGCAATACCAGCGTTTCCGCTGGGTGTAGTACCTCGCTCTTTGGTTTGTTTGGAGCCTTTTTGATGCTGGCCCTGGCAAGACCACATAACGAATGGATTCGCCAAACAGCGCGTTCCTTTTTGGTGTTAGTGGTCCTGAATTTGGTCTCAGATGTCTTCTTGCCCTTTGTCAACATTTGGGGGCACTTAGGTGGGCTAGTGGGTGGCTTTTGCTTGGCATTTGGCCTGGGCTTACCACACCCACATTTATTACCGAAAAAAGTACAATTTTTTTATGCAAACGTTTTAATTATTGTTATAATAGCTTTGTGGATCATTGGATTTAAGCGGTAATGATTCGAGCTACAAACCCACGAGGTGACCAGTGATGAAGAATTTGTATGATGTTCAACAGCTATTAAAACGGTTTGGAATTTATGTCTACGTGGGGAAGCGGATTTGGGACATTGAAGTGATGGCCCTCGAGTTAGATCATTTGTATGAGGCACACGTGATTTCCCAAACGGAGTTTACCGCTGCGAAGTTGGTTTTAAAGCACGAACATCACCTTGAAGCTACCAAAGCACAGCAAATAACTGGAGGATTAGAAGATGGCAAAAAACTTAATTGGAATTGATTTAGGTGGAACTACCACGAAAATGGCGTTCTTAAACCAACAAGGTGAAGTCCTAGAAAAATGGCGCATTTTAACGGATGTGAGCGATAACGGAAGTCACATTGTTGCAAATATCGTTAAATCAATTCGGCAACACATCGAAGATTCCGGCAAAACTCCCGCTGATTTCATTGGAATTGGCATGGGAACTCCCGGAACGGTTGATCGGGAAAACGGAACGGTTTCGGAAGCCTATAACTTGAACTGGGCGGCGAGCCAGCCGGTTCGAAAACAAATTCAAGAGGGTCTCGGGCTACCCTTTGATTTAGATAACGATGCGAACGTTGCCTCCCTCGGTGAATACTGGAAGGGGGCCGGAAGCCTCGAAGAAGACGTGGTCTTTGTGACCCTTGGGACTGGAGTTGGGGGCGGTGTAATCGCCAACGGCAAGCTCCTCCATGGGGTGAACGGTGGGGCCGGTGAAATCGGTCACATTGCGGTCCAACCTGATGGCTACCTGTGTACCTGCGGTAAACGCGGGTGCTTAGAAACCTATGCGTCTGCTACTGGAATTGTACGCGTCGCTGCTGATATGGCTAAGACCTTCAACGGAACTTCACGGTTAGCAGAATTAGAACAAACTGATGAAAAAATTACCTCGAAGTTAATTTTCTACTTGGCCGATAACGGTGATATCTTGGCTAACCAAGTGGTTGATCGGATTTGTTTCTACCTTGGCTTGGCGCTGTCAGCCATCGGGAACACGTTGAATCCTGCTAGTATCGTAATTGGTGGGGGAGTTTCCAACGCGGGAAACACTTTGTTACAACCAACGACTAAGTACTTCCAGGAAAATGCTTTTCCATCCATTCGGGATACAACGAAGCTCAAGTTAGCTGAACTAGGAAACGATGCGGGAGTCATTGGAGCTGCTTCAATGGCATTACAATTTAGATAAACTGGAGTGAATGTTAATGATCGCTGCAAGTGGTTTCACCAGCTCACTGCTAATGGTGTTAATTGCGTTCTTACTGTTAATCGTAATTATCGCCGGTCTTCGTTACTGGCGAATGTGGCAGGTGAAA from Fructilactobacillus ixorae includes the following:
- a CDS encoding rhomboid family intramembrane serine protease → MDKLEKQPVVTWSLIGIMVVVFGLMTLAGGTNDLTVLVQFGAEVNQLVQAGQWWRLITPIFIHIGWQHLTLNLLTLYFVGRILENVFGHVRFLLLFLGAGIIGNLFSFAFGSNTSVSAGCSTSLFGLFGAFLMLALARPHNEWIRQTARSFLVLVVLNLVSDVFLPFVNIWGHLGGLVGGFCLAFGLGLPHPHLLPKKVQFFYANVLIIVIIALWIIGFKR
- a CDS encoding YqgQ family protein, producing MKNLYDVQQLLKRFGIYVYVGKRIWDIEVMALELDHLYEAHVISQTEFTAAKLVLKHEHHLEATKAQQITGGLEDGKKLNWN
- a CDS encoding ROK family glucokinase; this encodes MAKNLIGIDLGGTTTKMAFLNQQGEVLEKWRILTDVSDNGSHIVANIVKSIRQHIEDSGKTPADFIGIGMGTPGTVDRENGTVSEAYNLNWAASQPVRKQIQEGLGLPFDLDNDANVASLGEYWKGAGSLEEDVVFVTLGTGVGGGVIANGKLLHGVNGGAGEIGHIAVQPDGYLCTCGKRGCLETYASATGIVRVAADMAKTFNGTSRLAELEQTDEKITSKLIFYLADNGDILANQVVDRICFYLGLALSAIGNTLNPASIVIGGGVSNAGNTLLQPTTKYFQENAFPSIRDTTKLKLAELGNDAGVIGAASMALQFR